The following proteins come from a genomic window of Tautonia marina:
- a CDS encoding ParA family protein — protein sequence MRSVAVTNAKGGVGKSTTAINLAASLADLGRRVLLIDADPSGNASLGLFPAGLPSEGLADLLLDDAEIADVVLPTCVEGLDVIPPGDRLGSCSDQMGGSQGLGQGREFRVRRVLRRVCDHDVVILDTSPVQTPLNVAILYAVGEVVIPIDPCIAALAGVKTLETLIREVGSLRQEFTDAGPLMLTGVLITRVDRTLVARQIEAEVRDYFGDLAFERSVPTSVRFREAYARGVPLVRYDPYGAGSRAYQAAAEAFLIRGGESVEPTRSDPDGDVPHEAPSEDDAPIEEQGGASGAAA from the coding sequence ATGCGGAGCGTCGCCGTGACCAACGCAAAAGGGGGGGTCGGTAAGAGCACGACCGCCATCAACCTGGCAGCCAGCCTGGCTGACCTGGGACGGCGAGTCCTCTTGATCGACGCCGACCCGTCGGGCAATGCGTCGCTTGGCCTCTTCCCGGCGGGGTTACCGTCGGAAGGATTGGCCGACCTCTTGCTCGACGACGCAGAAATAGCCGACGTGGTCTTGCCCACCTGTGTCGAGGGACTCGACGTGATCCCCCCCGGAGATCGCCTCGGTTCCTGCTCCGATCAGATGGGGGGCAGCCAGGGGCTTGGCCAGGGCAGAGAGTTCCGGGTCCGCCGCGTGCTGCGTCGGGTCTGTGATCACGATGTCGTGATCCTCGATACCAGCCCCGTGCAAACGCCGCTCAACGTGGCCATCCTTTACGCTGTCGGCGAGGTCGTCATCCCGATCGATCCGTGCATCGCCGCCCTGGCCGGGGTCAAGACGCTTGAAACCTTGATCCGAGAGGTCGGCTCGCTTCGCCAGGAATTCACCGACGCCGGGCCTTTGATGCTCACCGGCGTCCTGATCACCCGGGTCGATCGAACCCTGGTGGCCCGCCAGATCGAAGCCGAAGTGCGCGACTACTTCGGCGACCTGGCCTTCGAACGGTCGGTGCCGACCTCGGTTCGCTTCCGGGAAGCTTATGCCCGGGGCGTTCCTCTGGTCCGTTACGACCCTTACGGAGCCGGGAGCCGCGCCTATCAGGCCGCGGCCGAAGCGTTCCTGATCCGGGGGGGCGAGTCGGTCGAACCGACACGCAGCGATCCCGACGGGGACGTGCCGCACGAAGCACCCTCCGAGGATGACGCACCGATCGAGGAGCAGGGCGGCGCCTCTGGCGCCGCTGCGTGA
- a CDS encoding sugar transferase: MSTTAPQSILLSEQIARMVERESAKQALPGPSLAVAPTTIASRFKRAIDFSASALGLVLLAPLMLAIAAVVKLSSPGPVFFRQLRLGRGGEPFYVLKFRTMVADAERRLSDLESHNEAAGGVLFKIRRDPRVTPLGRFLRRSSLDELPQLINVLRGEMSLVGPRPLQLRDSYRLEALDPEAFNRRLSVMPGITGPWQIGGRSDGTAGMVHQDLDYVENWSLSADLKILVLTVPAVLSARGAC; encoded by the coding sequence ATGAGCACTACGGCGCCCCAATCCATTCTCTTGTCCGAGCAAATTGCCCGGATGGTGGAGAGGGAGTCTGCGAAACAGGCGTTGCCAGGACCTTCGCTTGCCGTTGCCCCGACGACGATTGCCTCACGCTTCAAGCGGGCCATTGATTTTTCGGCCTCGGCCCTTGGGCTGGTGCTGCTGGCGCCGCTGATGCTCGCGATCGCCGCAGTGGTGAAGCTGAGCTCTCCTGGACCGGTCTTCTTTCGACAGCTCCGTCTCGGTCGCGGTGGCGAACCTTTCTACGTGCTGAAGTTTCGCACCATGGTGGCTGATGCCGAGCGTCGCCTGAGTGACCTCGAATCGCACAATGAAGCGGCCGGTGGTGTGCTGTTCAAAATTCGGCGCGATCCGAGAGTGACCCCGCTGGGTCGCTTCTTGAGGCGTTCGAGTCTCGATGAACTGCCGCAACTGATCAATGTGCTCCGAGGTGAAATGAGCCTGGTCGGTCCTCGGCCGTTGCAGCTTCGCGACTCGTACCGGCTCGAGGCGCTCGATCCCGAAGCGTTCAACCGTCGTTTGAGTGTGATGCCTGGGATTACCGGCCCCTGGCAGATTGGTGGCCGCAGTGATGGGACCGCCGGGATGGTTCATCAGGATCTCGATTATGTCGAGAACTGGTCCCTTTCGGCTGACCTGAAAATTCTGGTCCTGACGGTCCCGGCCGTTCTGTCTGCTCGTGGTGCCTGCTGA
- a CDS encoding exosortase-associated EpsI family protein, which produces MPDQPQLDQSAPVVRRPLGPSPWIWMIVGCVLVAASGLVRVRQEQLFADASLSVKQSPFPLRDLPQVLGGHWEMIREEELEAETQQIAGCTDYMYRFYANSHTGVMLKVLVAFGPATQVFPHSPEICFPSQGYQATGKARRVNVPVKTSDVTPASESEPTATIPFRAMTFSRPEAGREEFIESHYSFWHDGRWDPDAKETKRKFQHRPAMFKVQVDRTITSRERESSQSPSEEFVAALVTELNQRIDEWINHPDPHVSE; this is translated from the coding sequence GTGCCTGATCAGCCTCAACTTGACCAGTCCGCTCCGGTCGTGCGCCGCCCCCTTGGGCCGTCTCCCTGGATCTGGATGATCGTGGGTTGTGTGCTGGTGGCAGCCTCGGGGTTGGTGCGCGTTCGTCAAGAACAACTGTTCGCCGACGCCTCGCTGAGTGTGAAACAATCGCCGTTTCCGTTGCGAGACCTGCCCCAAGTGCTGGGTGGGCACTGGGAGATGATTCGAGAGGAAGAGCTGGAAGCCGAGACGCAACAGATCGCCGGATGCACGGATTATATGTATCGGTTCTATGCCAACTCCCACACAGGAGTCATGCTCAAGGTGCTGGTGGCCTTTGGGCCGGCCACTCAGGTCTTTCCTCACTCGCCGGAGATTTGCTTCCCCTCTCAGGGGTATCAAGCCACCGGCAAGGCCCGGCGCGTCAATGTGCCGGTGAAGACCTCCGACGTGACCCCTGCTTCCGAGTCCGAGCCGACCGCGACCATTCCCTTCCGGGCGATGACCTTCAGCCGTCCTGAAGCGGGACGGGAAGAGTTCATCGAATCCCATTATTCGTTTTGGCACGACGGTCGCTGGGACCCGGACGCCAAGGAGACGAAACGCAAGTTTCAGCATCGGCCGGCCATGTTCAAGGTTCAGGTCGATCGGACGATCACCTCCAGGGAACGAGAATCCTCTCAGAGCCCGAGTGAAGAGTTTGTGGCGGCCCTGGTCACGGAACTCAACCAACGCATCGACGAGTGGATCAATCATCCTGATCCCCACGTGAGCGAGTGA
- a CDS encoding PEP-CTERM sorting domain-containing protein: protein MTKRFTFLAALALVASFASSAMAQGTATIGFAGFSQSAGASSIDYSSNGGALPAYLTATTEVNFTINNPVFMIDPLGPTNYTGATFTLTAESNTAAAAGVQGGFFGTFSIIGSGGENLLSGTFDSALLSQRGSGRAAFETGSVDFTSDIFFPVIREEFNFSIIGGFTNLLANNGVFQNFSADRLSGDFSAIPEPATLAMAGLGIFALPLAVRAARRRRSAN from the coding sequence ATGACGAAACGATTTACCTTCCTGGCCGCGCTCGCGCTGGTGGCCTCGTTCGCCTCCAGTGCAATGGCTCAGGGCACCGCGACGATTGGTTTCGCCGGCTTCTCTCAGTCTGCTGGCGCCAGCTCGATTGATTACTCGTCGAACGGTGGTGCGCTGCCGGCCTACCTCACGGCCACGACCGAGGTCAATTTCACCATCAACAACCCGGTCTTCATGATCGATCCGCTGGGCCCGACCAACTACACGGGCGCCACCTTCACCCTGACGGCCGAATCCAACACGGCTGCCGCGGCCGGTGTTCAGGGAGGATTCTTCGGCACGTTCTCCATCATCGGCTCGGGTGGCGAAAACCTCCTGAGCGGCACCTTCGACTCGGCCTTGCTGAGCCAGCGGGGTTCGGGCCGTGCGGCCTTCGAAACCGGCTCGGTCGACTTCACGTCGGACATCTTCTTCCCGGTGATCAGGGAGGAGTTCAACTTCAGCATCATTGGTGGCTTCACCAACCTGTTGGCCAACAATGGCGTGTTCCAGAACTTCTCGGCTGACCGACTCTCGGGTGACTTCTCCGCCATCCCCGAGCCGGCCACCCTGGCCATGGCCGGTCTGGGCATCTTCGCCCTGCCGCTGGCTGTTCGGGCCGCTCGCCGTCGCCGATCCGCCAACTGA
- a CDS encoding tetratricopeptide repeat protein yields the protein MATLVILSLVLGGVLFTLQLTRPARLGNEAARQIRSLVAESERLLAESREAEDAETAEAKLRRAARQSDQALRHLNSYLERNPDDPEMAILRAELMAERATGAGPYEERVAQIHQRILVRFSNLPKEELDEVRYRLADLYIRLSDALQADYQQSGLAEQVVAQGRYPAAIELAQALDPNDPRTQALLGKAYEGQRDIPTALDAYERAWELYPEALAKAPDDEKPIEGILEVAWRMARLYRDHPEVDGNADEVLTELASILPDSAEALLVRFFFYRESDDPEKAGQALEDARDQAPEDPKVLITLVEHSLEQGDTATAKTAFQAIPEDYHRENRQRVAMLGGLIDHYERRTADAMTQWDEGLKVAGGNDADLAWWLAYVSLKTGEIEKAKQLIDQFKRLSGGNDNDPRYQLLLALDANARGDVQNAITILEALRARRGNPPLVQNKATQELASCYVLVGKNEEAEALFQDVEAADSGSSLVLVISHADVLENLGRTREAIDLLTTARTTFDDDPALLLLLLRLRLSEQSRQEPATRSWAAFDQDAERVQEMSEDVLPPQSLQRLELELMRADRHLLANQPDQADDRLKEAQKTWPTNSRLWAARAELLKRSGDPEAALALLEEGMKQAGDGPTLRLTLARLLVDLGRGREAQQRLIDGIDQLGSDAQRELWQALGRLRMAQGDYDGARAAFLSWSKLAPNAPEPILELIEVALLANRIPEAELYLDRLKLSNGENAISTRMAAASILLHQVERGDTEARDRCLTLVGEVLQEVPGLSSAHMLNGRIQEVIGNPEGAAEAYRTAWKQGNREALLRLVDQLVKLGQVEELEQLTAESGPGSAAGIRRVSAQALLAVGAGLDGADRLQDSAVEDPGAPAVANTVRARALLLAGRYDELEQLLDEQAEKQATPKNAAPWLELITTQVRLGRDQATLERTIDRALERSTGIPSELLEARLRWAIGDLQAADKVLEDALDNEIVNPDLIIGAASFYQQTGRPDRAEPLLERLMDNPSVAAGAALQLAMVLTERAPGDPETWKRARDLASNGPMTPERRLAIGVVQSRAPKPEQRREAIPVFETLMADLPLTDGRAVQARNQLARLLIELGEFDRAAQITEISADLSTAPAEAIVLHVRALLKADRLAEAGSQLSRLELLRPGDPEVADLRSDQLIRANAGNPSDLVEQVANRLTSPGGDLFARAAALQLLTVGTPEALEAADQIAQDLAQTTPGSQWVSGLVLAVRGRFEEALEQCAASLEAVDLTDQTARIGLTEAVLQAVQAAPITQRVDQVARARPIIATLLNKRPGDPDLLTASAILYHHAGDYQKEAELYREILERRPGDLLALYNLGLVLSEGLEQPEQGLAEIDRMERRVGPVPAVLGARGVILIRQKRFDEAIQALEQAVAIEPTAARHYYLALASLKSGRNDQFRTHLDQARTLGLDPNTIDPWHQDELQDILAR from the coding sequence AATCTGCCCAAGGAAGAACTCGACGAGGTCCGTTATCGCCTGGCCGATCTTTACATCCGCCTGAGTGACGCGCTTCAGGCCGATTACCAGCAAAGCGGGCTGGCCGAGCAAGTGGTGGCCCAGGGCCGCTATCCCGCCGCGATCGAGCTGGCCCAGGCCCTCGACCCGAACGACCCGCGGACTCAGGCACTGCTGGGCAAAGCCTACGAAGGCCAAAGGGACATTCCGACGGCGCTGGATGCCTATGAACGTGCCTGGGAACTCTATCCTGAGGCTCTGGCCAAGGCCCCGGATGATGAGAAACCCATCGAGGGCATTCTGGAGGTCGCCTGGCGGATGGCCCGGCTTTATCGGGATCACCCCGAGGTTGACGGCAACGCCGATGAGGTCCTGACGGAACTCGCCTCCATCCTTCCCGATTCCGCCGAGGCCTTGCTCGTTCGCTTTTTCTTCTACCGAGAGTCGGATGATCCCGAAAAGGCCGGTCAAGCCCTGGAAGACGCGCGGGACCAGGCCCCTGAGGATCCGAAGGTTCTGATCACACTCGTCGAACACAGCCTCGAACAGGGGGACACGGCAACTGCCAAAACCGCCTTTCAGGCCATCCCCGAGGACTACCACCGTGAAAACCGCCAGCGCGTCGCCATGCTCGGCGGCCTGATCGATCACTACGAGCGACGAACCGCCGATGCCATGACGCAGTGGGATGAGGGCCTGAAAGTCGCCGGCGGCAACGATGCCGATCTCGCCTGGTGGCTCGCCTACGTCTCCCTCAAAACGGGGGAAATCGAGAAGGCCAAGCAACTGATCGACCAGTTCAAGCGGCTCTCCGGCGGCAACGACAACGACCCACGTTATCAATTGCTCCTGGCACTCGATGCCAACGCTCGCGGAGACGTGCAAAACGCGATCACGATCCTCGAAGCGCTGAGAGCGCGGAGGGGAAACCCGCCGCTGGTTCAGAATAAGGCGACCCAGGAGCTGGCCTCTTGCTATGTGCTGGTCGGCAAAAACGAGGAAGCCGAAGCGCTGTTCCAGGACGTGGAGGCGGCCGATTCCGGTTCGTCGCTGGTTCTGGTGATCAGCCATGCCGACGTGCTGGAAAATCTGGGCCGCACACGAGAGGCCATCGACCTGCTGACGACAGCCCGAACCACCTTCGACGATGATCCCGCCTTGCTTCTGCTCCTGCTCCGGCTTCGTCTCAGCGAGCAATCCAGGCAGGAACCGGCCACCCGATCGTGGGCGGCGTTCGATCAGGATGCGGAACGGGTGCAGGAGATGTCGGAGGACGTTCTGCCTCCCCAAAGCCTCCAGCGTCTTGAGCTGGAATTGATGCGAGCCGATCGGCACCTTCTCGCCAACCAGCCCGACCAGGCCGACGATCGGCTCAAGGAGGCGCAGAAGACCTGGCCGACCAACTCCCGCCTCTGGGCCGCCCGAGCCGAGTTGCTCAAGCGATCGGGAGACCCCGAAGCGGCCCTTGCGTTGCTCGAAGAGGGGATGAAGCAAGCCGGCGACGGCCCGACGCTTCGATTGACCCTGGCGCGCTTGCTGGTCGATCTGGGCCGAGGACGAGAGGCTCAGCAACGGTTGATTGACGGCATCGACCAGCTTGGCTCCGACGCACAACGGGAACTCTGGCAAGCGCTTGGCCGACTCCGGATGGCCCAGGGGGATTACGACGGAGCCCGAGCCGCCTTCCTCTCCTGGAGCAAGCTCGCCCCCAACGCTCCGGAACCGATCCTGGAGCTGATCGAGGTTGCCTTGCTGGCTAACCGGATTCCCGAGGCGGAGCTTTACCTCGATCGCCTCAAGCTCTCCAACGGCGAGAACGCCATCTCCACTCGGATGGCCGCCGCATCGATCCTGCTGCACCAGGTCGAACGCGGCGACACCGAAGCGCGGGACCGATGTCTTACGCTGGTCGGGGAAGTTCTGCAGGAGGTCCCGGGGTTGTCCTCGGCTCACATGCTCAACGGACGCATTCAGGAAGTGATCGGGAATCCTGAAGGCGCGGCCGAAGCCTACCGAACCGCCTGGAAACAGGGGAACCGGGAAGCCTTGCTTCGCCTGGTCGATCAGTTGGTGAAACTCGGCCAGGTCGAGGAGTTGGAACAGCTCACGGCCGAATCGGGGCCGGGATCTGCCGCCGGAATCCGTCGCGTCTCGGCCCAGGCTTTGCTGGCTGTCGGTGCGGGGCTCGACGGCGCGGATCGGCTCCAGGACTCGGCGGTAGAGGATCCCGGGGCCCCGGCCGTCGCCAATACCGTGCGGGCCCGGGCGCTGTTGCTAGCCGGCCGCTATGATGAGCTGGAACAGTTGCTCGATGAGCAGGCCGAAAAGCAGGCGACTCCGAAGAACGCGGCGCCGTGGTTGGAATTGATCACCACTCAGGTCCGCCTCGGCCGCGACCAGGCCACTCTGGAGCGAACCATTGATCGCGCGCTCGAACGCTCGACGGGCATCCCGTCTGAACTGCTGGAAGCCCGGCTCCGCTGGGCCATCGGCGACCTTCAGGCGGCGGACAAGGTCCTGGAAGATGCGCTGGACAACGAAATCGTCAACCCGGACCTGATAATCGGTGCCGCCTCGTTCTACCAGCAGACCGGCCGTCCCGATCGGGCCGAACCGCTGCTCGAACGCCTGATGGACAACCCGAGCGTGGCCGCCGGCGCGGCGTTGCAACTGGCCATGGTGCTGACCGAACGCGCCCCCGGCGATCCGGAAACCTGGAAGCGGGCTCGGGATCTGGCCAGCAACGGCCCGATGACTCCCGAGCGTCGGCTGGCGATCGGCGTGGTGCAGTCTCGGGCACCGAAGCCCGAACAACGCCGCGAGGCGATTCCGGTGTTCGAAACCTTGATGGCCGACCTGCCGCTGACGGATGGCCGGGCGGTTCAGGCACGAAACCAACTGGCCCGGCTGCTCATCGAACTGGGAGAGTTCGACCGTGCGGCCCAGATCACCGAGATCTCGGCCGACCTCTCGACCGCTCCTGCCGAGGCGATCGTGCTTCACGTGCGAGCCTTGCTCAAGGCGGATCGACTGGCCGAGGCCGGTTCGCAGCTCAGCCGACTGGAATTGCTCCGCCCCGGAGATCCGGAGGTGGCCGACCTTCGCTCCGATCAGCTGATCCGAGCCAATGCCGGGAACCCAAGCGATCTGGTCGAGCAGGTTGCCAATCGATTAACCTCCCCCGGTGGCGACCTGTTCGCCCGTGCCGCCGCGTTGCAATTGCTAACCGTCGGCACCCCGGAAGCCCTGGAAGCAGCCGATCAGATTGCCCAGGATCTGGCTCAGACCACGCCGGGTTCCCAGTGGGTTTCCGGCCTGGTGCTGGCCGTTCGAGGCCGATTTGAAGAAGCTCTGGAACAGTGCGCCGCGTCGCTCGAAGCGGTTGATCTGACCGACCAGACTGCCCGGATCGGCCTGACCGAGGCCGTACTTCAGGCAGTTCAGGCTGCTCCCATCACCCAGCGCGTCGATCAGGTCGCCCGTGCCCGCCCCATCATCGCAACGCTGCTCAACAAGCGACCAGGAGACCCGGATTTGCTGACCGCCTCGGCGATCCTCTACCATCATGCGGGAGATTACCAGAAGGAGGCCGAGCTTTATCGCGAGATCCTCGAGCGACGCCCCGGCGACCTGCTGGCGCTGTACAACCTGGGCCTTGTCCTCTCGGAAGGGCTTGAACAGCCCGAGCAAGGGCTGGCGGAGATCGACCGCATGGAACGCCGGGTCGGGCCGGTTCCCGCGGTTCTGGGTGCCCGAGGCGTGATCTTGATTCGTCAGAAGCGCTTCGACGAGGCGATCCAGGCGCTTGAGCAAGCGGTTGCGATCGAGCCCACCGCCGCCCGACATTATTATCTTGCCCTTGCGTCGCTGAAATCGGGCCGAAACGATCAGTTCCGCACCCATCTTGACCAGGCCCGCACCCTCGGTCTCGATCCCAACACGATCGACCCGTGGCATCAGGACGAGCTGCAAGACATCCTCGCTCGCTGA